In one window of Ruminococcus albus AD2013 DNA:
- a CDS encoding chorismate mutase, translating to MMIPKDTKVYDHIPDDTEMIRNDTKKCNDIGEVRKEIDRIDDMIVKLIAERGQYVKQAAGFKKNSDDVKAPDRVEKVIAGVRAKAELYGADSDIAEAVYRTMINCFIGAETIEFNSKKEV from the coding sequence ATGATGATACCAAAAGATACGAAAGTATACGACCACATACCGGACGACACAGAGATGATACGAAACGATACCAAAAAATGCAATGACATCGGCGAGGTACGAAAAGAGATCGACCGCATCGATGATATGATAGTGAAGCTGATAGCCGAACGCGGACAGTATGTAAAGCAGGCGGCAGGCTTCAAAAAGAACAGCGATGATGTGAAAGCTCCCGACAGAGTTGAAAAGGTCATCGCAGGCGTTCGTGCAAAGGCAGAGTTATACGGAGCCGATTCCGATATAGCAGAAGCGGTATATCGTACTATGATAAACTGCTTCATCGGCGCTGAAACAATAGAGTTCAACAGTAAGAAAGAGGTATGA